The sequence GGAAATGCTTTTGCGAATTTATTGGTTTTAGTAGAACCGGAAAGATCCGCGTCTAGTACTACGATATCGGGACGACTTGCACCTAATTCGTGCAATGCGTCTCCGTAACCGTCTCTGGTTGCTTTTTGATCTGCGCTAGATGCGGATACTGCTCCCATTAACCTTTCAATGCTCCCGCTTTATCAGTTCTTTCCCAGGTAAATGTTTCTCCACTTCTTCCGAAATGTCCGTAAGCAGCGGTTTCCCTATATTTTCTTCCTTTCTCCAATAATTGTAAGGACTCAGTGATCCCTCTTGGAGTCAGTTTGAAGTTTGCTTTAATTCTTTTAACGATTTCTTCTTCGGAAAGTTTACCTGTTCCGAAAGTGTCAACGTGAACCGAAACAGGCTCTGCAACACCGATCGCATATGCCAACTGAACTTCGCACTGAGATGCAAGTCCTGCTGCCACTATATTTTTAGCGATATATCTGCCCATATAAGCTGCGGAACGGTCCACTTTGGAAGGATCTTTTCCGGAGAATGCTCCACCACCATGTCTTCCGTATCCACCATAGGTATCCACGATGATCTTACGTCCGGTCAGACCGGTATCCCCATGGGGACCACCGATGATGAACTGTCCAGTTGGGTTAATAAAATATTTCGTATCTTTTAAGAAGTTGGCTGGGATTACCTTCTTAATACATTCTTCAATTACAGATTCTTCGATCTGTTTATGAGAAACTTCAGGAGCATGCTGAGTAGAGATAACTACGGTATCCACACGAGATGGTTTCCCATTTTTATATTCAACAGTTACCTGAGACTTAGCATCCGGACGAAGCCATTTCAATTTTCCGTCATGACGAAGACCGGATAAATGTCTTACTAATTCGTGGGAATAGTAAATCGGCATAGGCATAAGTTCAGGAGTTTCGTCGATCGCGAAACCAAACATCAAACCTTGGTCTCCGGCTCCTTGCTCTTTAAAAAGACCTTCTCCCTCAGTAACACCTTGAGAAATATCAGGACTTTGAGCATGAATATGGGAAGAAACTACGGCAAACTCCGCATCGAATCCAAGAGAAACATCATTGTAACCGATATCCTTGATTACGTTTCTTGCGATCTCTACTGCGTCGATTTTTCCCTTGCTGGTTACTTCTCCGGCAACTACTACCAAGTTGGTAGTCACTAAAGTCTCACAAGCTACCCTGGATCTAGGATCCTGAGCTAAATAAGCGTCCAAAATTGCATCGGAGATTTGATCGCAAACCTTGTCCGGATGTCCTTCCGATACGGATTCCGAGGTAAAGATGAAGTCTTGAAGGGACATTCGATTGTAATTCCTGTTAAAATTATTTCTGAGGGGAGAATCTTCCCCGCCTAAAACTATAAACCTATGCAAGTCGTCACTGTCAAGTGAATCCGCCCCAACCTTTTCCAATACTATGGGGGTTCGGACGGAAATTTAGTCAAAACTTCTGAAATTGGTTTGTAGGATTTATACGGTGAAAAAAGCATTTCTTAGATGAAAATTCGGGTCTCCGATATTAAGGTAAAGAACCGCATTCGTAAAGATTTAGGTGACCTACACGGCCTAAAATCTTCCATACAAAACTTAGGGCTTTTGCATCCGATCATTATCGACCTGGACAATAAATTAGTCTCCGGCGAAAGACGCCTGGAATGTGTGAAACTTCTGGGCTGGGAATATGTAGATGTACGAATCGTAGATGTAAGAAGTAAAAAAGAAAGAGTTCTGATCGAAGCCGAAGAAAACAATGTGCGGCTACCGTTTACCCCGGAAGAACAGGAAAGGGCTCAAAAGCTATTAAGAAGATATTCCCACACTGGGATCCTTGGTAGATTATTTGCCTGGCTTTTGGATCTTTGGGAATGGTTCTGGGCCTGGCTTTTCAAAAACTAATCCTAAGAATAAACCCTACCTAAATCGAAACGTTTCCATTCGGGAGACCTGGAAATTTTTTTACTCTCCAAATGGAACCCGTTATATGATTTCGCTTAACTATTGCTACTCCGGAACATAAAACCCAATCGAATATTCGAAATCCCATTTTTTTAGATTTTTGCACCGCCAAAAGGGATCAGGAAACAAAAATTTATTAATTAGATTTACAAAAAGGAATCTCTTCTCTATCTTGAGCAATCCATACCAAGGAGATCTCTCGAATGAAAAAATCTTCGATCCTTATAATCTCCACCGCTATACTGGTCAGCTTTGCTGCTTGTATCGGTGGACTCCCCGGCCTACAAAGTAATTTCTCGGTCGGAGAGCAAGACATTCCAGGAGTAGGAGTTAAGAAGCTTTTCGCACCTTATTCTGAAACTGTGAACTATTGGGGATACATCAAACCAGGACAAGCCGCTGACGCAGTAGTAAACGGAAAGAAATCATATTTCCTTTATATTTGGGTTCCAGCAGCTATCGTTGAACTAGGCGTTCGCTTAATTTCCCCTACCGGAGAAATCGGTGAGCCATCTAGCGGCGACTTCGTGAGTGAGGCTTTCAAAGCTGCAACTCCAGAAGAAAAAAGCATGCCAAACTGGTTCGATACTTGGATTCGCGTAGAGCGCTTAGCAGCTATTATGCCGAACCAAATCGAAGGAGCAGCTAAAGGAAAAGCACTTCAAAATCTTGGCGACAATGATGATGGAGACGATACTTACAATGAAGAGCGTCACAACAAGTATAACTCTTTACTTCGTATCCAAATTCCTAATATTCCAAAAAGCTTGGATGAACTGAAAAACATCGACACTAAAAAACTTTTAGTTCGCGGTTTATACAGAATTACCTTCACTACTTACAAAGTAGGCGAAGTTAAAGGTTCTTTCGTAGCTACTGTTGGAGTTCTTGGCCCTCCAGGTGTTCCAGGTCTTTCTCCGATTCTTCACGCAAACCCAGCTGAATTGCAAAAATTGGCTGTTGATGCAGAAGAAAAATTGAAAGCTGCAGTTGCTGGAGACAAGAAGTAATCCTTCTTTTTCCTGCTTTGCTGAAAGCCGAAAGCCGTCGGGTTAAACCGGCGGCTTTTTTTATACCTTTTCTCTTTAGCGCTTTTCACCTCCGTGTTCTCTGCGCGGAGAACCGAATAGTGTTCATTTCCAAAAAAGGGTACATCCTCCTATTTTTACCTTTCCAGATACAAATCATAAATTAAGGCTTCCTTAAGAAACGTTATCACACTGAACAAAAGTTCATTCTCCAACGGAGCATCCTCATGATTGAAAATAATTATTTCCTGGAAAACGAAGACCTAAAACAACATTTCGATTCCTTAATAGACTGGGAAGAGATAGTAGAAGCATTCGAACAGGGTTTTTCCGACAAAAAAGAATATGAAAAAACCGGAAAAGAAGAATTCGCTTTAGCCCCGGGAAGTAAAGGAGAAGCGATCGAGTTTTACAGATCCGTCTTGGAATCCGCGGGAGAGATTGCCGGAAAAGAAGTGGCTCCTTTCGCTCAAAAAATGGATGCAGAAGGTTTAATATACGAAAAAGGTAAAGTCCGCTTTCCTAAAGAAATGATAAGCGCGGTCAATCAGGTCAAGGAGGCAGGAATCCTTCCCTATTCCATCGGACGTAAACACGGAGGATTAGGACTACCCTGCACAGTTCAAGCAATGCTTATGGAAATATTTTCCAGAGCGGACGGCTCAGTTGCCATCGCAATAGGTTGTATGAATCTTGCGGAGACTATCGAAAGATTCGGCTCCGAAGAGATGGTAGAGACTTACGTTCCTAAAATGGCGGCCGGAGAACTCTGCGGAGCCATGGCTCTCACCGAACCGAATTACGGATCCGACCTCCCCAATTTACAAACGAAAGCAATCAAAGGAGAAGATGGAGTCTGGAGAATTACAGGAGCAAAAAGATTTATCACTCACGGTTGCGGCTTCGATGACAAACCTTCCATCATTCTTACATTAGCAAGGACAGGAAGTCCGACAAGCGGAGCAAGAGGACTTTCCTTCTTCTTAGTCAAAAGTGAAGACGTAGAGATCGCAGGTATAGAAAAGAAAATGGGGCTACATTGTTCTCCCACTTGCGAAGTAGTCTATGAAAACACTCCAGGCTTATTAATCGGGGAAGAAGGTTACGGACTCGTAAAATATTCCATGGCAATGATGAACGGCGCAAGACTTTCTATCGCAGGACAAGCAATGGGAATCGGAGCCGCAGCTTATTACGAAGCCAAAAAATACGCAGATGAGAGAGAACAATTCGGCAAGAAGATCAGAAATATTCCTGCAGTGAAAAAGATGCTGGATTTCATGGACAGAGAAATCCTGGCGATGCGTTCTATTCTACAAGAGGCCTCCAGATCCATAGATCTCTATCATTGGAAATCAGAAAAAATGAAAGAGAATGCAATCGATGAAAGAGAGATCAAAAAGGACGAAAGTATCAAAAAATGGGAAAAACTCGCAAACCTATTCACTCCATTATCCAAATATTATATTACGGAACAGGCAAACAAGATCGCATTCGACGCTCTACAAATCCATGGAGGAGCCGGATACACGTATGATTACGATATTTCCAGGATCTATAGAGATGTAAGAATCACCAATATTTACGAAGGAACCACACAATTACAGGTTGTGGCAGCCATCGGGGGAATTGTCACAGGACTCGGTTCAAAAGGGATCTTACGACAATATCTAGACGAAGAAATGTCCAATATCTCTCCTTCCAGAGAACTTATAGAAAACCGCAAAAAATTAGAAGAGTCTCATACAATTTATACTTCATTGGAAAACGGCCTGTCTAAGGACGAGGTGGCTTTCGAATTAGTCGAATCTGCGACCAGGGTCATCGTCGGAGTAATTTTAGAGCGAGGGTTGAGAAAGTTAGATGGAGAAGCGAAGGTCCAGAGAGAAACTTTGATCCATTCTTATAATCTAGATAGCTCGGCCCTATTAGAATATAATAAAATTAGAATTCAAAATAAGAAGGAAGTAATATTGGCTTAATTTTTATCACACAGAGACACTGAGACATATACGATGTAGGAACTCCAACAGCACCTTAAAATCACTCACTCTGTGACTTGGTGCCTCTGCGTGTGAGAATCAAAGAATAGAATGTAAATTCGCTCTAGCAGAAGAAGATCCTAAAACCTGAATCTTATCCGATTCTATGATCTTTTTTCCTTTTTGAGCGGACCAAGCTAAATTTAACATGGATTTAGCAACCGTCTTTGCATGAATAGATCTGTATTTTTTCAGGGGACCTAAAAGCAGAGGATTGATCAAAAAAGCAAGTTTAGACCCGATCTTCTCCGCTAACCTGAATTCCTTTCGATCTCCTTCCAAAAGAGAAGGCCTAAAAATCCCAAAAGTTTCAAAACCAAGTTTAGAAATTTCTGTTTCTACTTCTCCTTTTACCTGATTATAAAAAGCAAAAGAGTTTGAATCTGCTCCGAGTGCGGTCACAATAAAAAAAGATTTTACACCATTTTCCTTGGAAGCTTTCGCAAAACGAGCCGGATACTCCAGATCCACTTTTTTAAAATTTTCTTTAGAACCTGCCTTGCCTATCGTAGTACCCAAAGTGCAGAAAGCATCCGTTATACCTTGTGGAAACTCGGGAAGTTTTTCCCAATCGGTAAGAATCAATTCCAATTTGGAATGTGTCCATTCTAAAGGTTTTCTGACGAGAAGGTAAACCTTGTCCCAAGACGGGTCTATCAATAATTCCTGTACAAGTTCTCCACCGACGAGTCCAGTCCCGCCTGCAACGATTGCAACTCTATGATTCATTCTTCCATCCTGTTCTATCCAAGGTTCGGATTGATCTTGGTTTTGTATAAAAGTTCCACTGATTCGGTTCTTATTTAGAAATTATGATGTTCCTTTTATTCTCCGAGTCAGTCGAAAACAATAAGAAACGATTGAACCAAAAATGGAAAGGAGTATTTTCGGAAGCTATGCCTATAAGAGATTATCTACCAAAGTTTCTTTGTAATATTTTAGAAATAACGGATCGTAGTAAAATGGACGATTCAGTCCGTAAGGTTTTAGAAAACGAAGAAATTATAGGCGCATACGTATCTAATGCCTTTCGATATCTTCTTCTTCTATTTTTTGCAGCTCAGTTGGCTCTGAACTGGAAAAGTGGAGATGCACTCGTAAATGGGATCGCATTTTCAATTTTTACTGCAGTTACGATCGGGCATACATATGTGATACGAACCTGCACTCATTGGGCAATCAAAGGTTTCTCCTATCTTGCATTGGTCTCAGACTTCTTTGTAATTAGTTCTTTATTATTGTATTATACTCTTCACCAAAATTCTTTCGATCTTGGATTCGCGATTAAAAATCCGATCATGAATTTTCTATTTTTCCCTCTCGCGTTTTCATTGATCCAATTCAGATTAAGATACGTGGTTTTAAGTGTAATCTTATTCTATCTGGTTTATTTCGGGATCTTCTCCTATGCCCTCCTATACGATAAGATGGTGTTCGCTAAAGATTGGGGAGATTATGTAATGGGACCGAATGTTTTGGTCACAGATGCATTATTCGGAAGGCCAATGGTCTATCTGATCTTGGCATTTTTCTTTTCTTTCGGGATCTTAAGAACTCTTATCATGATCCGGCGCATCGGAGAAGGAGAAGCACAAAGATCCCTACTATCCCGTTACTTCTCCCCTGGAATGGTGGAAGAAATGATGACCAATCCAAACGTATTGGAAGGAAGAAGACAAACTGCCACCATATTATTTACCGACATCCGTAACTTCACCACTCTTTCTGAAAATATGGATCCGTTGGAGTTAAGCAAATTCCTTTCCTCTATTAGAGAAACATTAACTGATTGTGTTTTTGAATTCGGTGGCACCTTAGACAAATATATCGGAGACGCGGTTATGGCCACATTCGGCACACCGTATCCTTCTGCAGATCCTGCCTCTGACGCGATTCGTGCGCTACAAAGTGGACAAAGAATGTTGGAAAAATTGGGAGAATTCA is a genomic window of Leptospira neocaledonica containing:
- the lipL32 gene encoding major surface lipoprotein LipL32 — encoded protein: MKKSSILIISTAILVSFAACIGGLPGLQSNFSVGEQDIPGVGVKKLFAPYSETVNYWGYIKPGQAADAVVNGKKSYFLYIWVPAAIVELGVRLISPTGEIGEPSSGDFVSEAFKAATPEEKSMPNWFDTWIRVERLAAIMPNQIEGAAKGKALQNLGDNDDGDDTYNEERHNKYNSLLRIQIPNIPKSLDELKNIDTKKLLVRGLYRITFTTYKVGEVKGSFVATVGVLGPPGVPGLSPILHANPAELQKLAVDAEEKLKAAVAGDKK
- the metK gene encoding methionine adenosyltransferase — encoded protein: MSLQDFIFTSESVSEGHPDKVCDQISDAILDAYLAQDPRSRVACETLVTTNLVVVAGEVTSKGKIDAVEIARNVIKDIGYNDVSLGFDAEFAVVSSHIHAQSPDISQGVTEGEGLFKEQGAGDQGLMFGFAIDETPELMPMPIYYSHELVRHLSGLRHDGKLKWLRPDAKSQVTVEYKNGKPSRVDTVVISTQHAPEVSHKQIEESVIEECIKKVIPANFLKDTKYFINPTGQFIIGGPHGDTGLTGRKIIVDTYGGYGRHGGGAFSGKDPSKVDRSAAYMGRYIAKNIVAAGLASQCEVQLAYAIGVAEPVSVHVDTFGTGKLSEEEIVKRIKANFKLTPRGITESLQLLEKGRKYRETAAYGHFGRSGETFTWERTDKAGALKG
- a CDS encoding acyl-CoA dehydrogenase family protein, which produces MIENNYFLENEDLKQHFDSLIDWEEIVEAFEQGFSDKKEYEKTGKEEFALAPGSKGEAIEFYRSVLESAGEIAGKEVAPFAQKMDAEGLIYEKGKVRFPKEMISAVNQVKEAGILPYSIGRKHGGLGLPCTVQAMLMEIFSRADGSVAIAIGCMNLAETIERFGSEEMVETYVPKMAAGELCGAMALTEPNYGSDLPNLQTKAIKGEDGVWRITGAKRFITHGCGFDDKPSIILTLARTGSPTSGARGLSFFLVKSEDVEIAGIEKKMGLHCSPTCEVVYENTPGLLIGEEGYGLVKYSMAMMNGARLSIAGQAMGIGAAAYYEAKKYADEREQFGKKIRNIPAVKKMLDFMDREILAMRSILQEASRSIDLYHWKSEKMKENAIDEREIKKDESIKKWEKLANLFTPLSKYYITEQANKIAFDALQIHGGAGYTYDYDISRIYRDVRITNIYEGTTQLQVVAAIGGIVTGLGSKGILRQYLDEEMSNISPSRELIENRKKLEESHTIYTSLENGLSKDEVAFELVESATRVIVGVILERGLRKLDGEAKVQRETLIHSYNLDSSALLEYNKIRIQNKKEVILA
- a CDS encoding ParB N-terminal domain-containing protein, which translates into the protein MKIRVSDIKVKNRIRKDLGDLHGLKSSIQNLGLLHPIIIDLDNKLVSGERRLECVKLLGWEYVDVRIVDVRSKKERVLIEAEENNVRLPFTPEEQERAQKLLRRYSHTGILGRLFAWLLDLWEWFWAWLFKN
- a CDS encoding oxidoreductase, which encodes MNHRVAIVAGGTGLVGGELVQELLIDPSWDKVYLLVRKPLEWTHSKLELILTDWEKLPEFPQGITDAFCTLGTTIGKAGSKENFKKVDLEYPARFAKASKENGVKSFFIVTALGADSNSFAFYNQVKGEVETEISKLGFETFGIFRPSLLEGDRKEFRLAEKIGSKLAFLINPLLLGPLKKYRSIHAKTVAKSMLNLAWSAQKGKKIIESDKIQVLGSSSARANLHSIL
- a CDS encoding adenylate/guanylate cyclase domain-containing protein, with the protein product MMFLLFSESVENNKKRLNQKWKGVFSEAMPIRDYLPKFLCNILEITDRSKMDDSVRKVLENEEIIGAYVSNAFRYLLLLFFAAQLALNWKSGDALVNGIAFSIFTAVTIGHTYVIRTCTHWAIKGFSYLALVSDFFVISSLLLYYTLHQNSFDLGFAIKNPIMNFLFFPLAFSLIQFRLRYVVLSVILFYLVYFGIFSYALLYDKMVFAKDWGDYVMGPNVLVTDALFGRPMVYLILAFFFSFGILRTLIMIRRIGEGEAQRSLLSRYFSPGMVEEMMTNPNVLEGRRQTATILFTDIRNFTTLSENMDPLELSKFLSSIRETLTDCVFEFGGTLDKYIGDAVMATFGTPYPSADPASDAIRALQSGQRMLEKLGEFNKVRESKGLEPVRIGIGIHTGEVFSGNIETSKSSEFTVIGDAVNTASRIESLTKNFGKELLVSEETWKLAGANFIGETLPPIQVKGREKLVTVVAVGA